Proteins encoded together in one Camelina sativa cultivar DH55 chromosome 9, Cs, whole genome shotgun sequence window:
- the LOC104711321 gene encoding probable disease resistance protein RPP1: MNSSFFLGSVVAAVGFFTFYRKCRFQQDNKDTKSSSPSSSSSSSSSPSSSSSSASSLSLPSPLTYVSGNCRHHVFPSFHGPDVRKIFLCHILESFRNKGIDPFIDNDIKRSKSIGPELVEAIKGSKIAIVLLSKNYASSSWCLDELAEIMNCREVLGQIVMTIFYDVDPTEVKKQIGDFGKAFKKTCKGETKERTERWRIALEDVAQIAGYHSRNWVNDAAMIEKIATDVSNMLISSTPSRDLDGLVGMRAHIEEMEQLLSLDLAEVRMIGIWGPPGIGKTTIARIMFDQVSSRFQLSAIMIDIRGSNPRLRLNEYSAQLQLQNDMLSKMINQKEITISHLGVAKERLKDKKVLLVLDDVDHLEQLDALAKETRWFGPGSRIIITTEDLSVLKAHRINHIYKVKFPSSDEAFQIFCMHAFGQKHPEDGFYELAKEVAYLAGELPLGLKMLGSALRGKPKQEWRMILPRLKTSLNGEIESIINFSYDALCDEYKDLFLYIACFFYSVDPHKLEEVLPEKFLHVTQAGLHVLAEKSLISVDQFGCISMHTLIKQFGIETSRNQYVHNRRHKCQLLVDKRDICDVLSNDTADKRRFIGINLSKSEEELKISEKALERMSDLEIIKINGEEDDLAQTDERLNSLLHHSQKIRLLNWSYYQNLCLPTTFNPEFLVELDMSSSKLQKLWEGTKQLKNLRWMNLFYSKDLKELPDLSTATNLEELCLEGCSSLVEIPSSIEKLTRLQILNLRGCSSLVELPSSIGNATNLQKLDLGHCTSLVKVPSSIESLTNLRKLDLSYCSNLVGLPSIGNATKLEVLDLYDCSSLVKLPSSINATNLKQLNLSNCSCVVELPAIENAPNLQLLLLKNCTSLLELPPSIVTATKLWRLDIRECSSLLKLPTSMGDFTNLEYFELDNCSNLVELPSSIGNLERLSTLSMCGCSKLEALPTNINLKSLRSLNLTDCSQLKSFPEISTNIEYLRLTGTAIKEIPMSIMSWSRLSGFHVSYFESLKDFPHAHDIITELQLNKDIQQVAPWVKRMSRLCVLRLHDCKNLVSLPQLSDSLSYIDADNCQSLERLDCSFNNPEIRLKFSNCFKLNQEAVDLIMHTSTRKHAILPGTQVPACFNHRATAGGSLTIKLNESLLHTSLRFKACVMMVKVTDLSCESSTLVWINIVDRKTDHKVQCKPSYHGVDIFLSEHIYTFEVEVEEVNSTELFFRFDTSNIDWNITECGLLQILEVPSC; encoded by the exons atgaattcttcttttttccttggCTCTGTAGTAGCTGCTGTAGGCTTCTTTACGTTTTATAGAAAATGCAGATTCCAACAAGATAACAAAGATActaaatcttcttctccttcttcttcttcttcttcttcttcttctccttcttcttcttcctcttctgcttcttccttaTCTCTTCCATCTCCTTTAACTTATGTGTCCGGAAACTGTAGACACCATGTCTTCCCGAGCTTCCACGGACCAGATGTACGAAAAATCTTTCTTTGTCACATTTTGGAATCCTTCAGAAATAAGGGAATTGACCCATTCATTGACAATGATATAAAGAGGAGTAAGTCGATCGGTCCTGAGCTCGTAGAAGCTATCAAAGGATCAAAGATCGCGATCGTCTTGCTCTCCAAGAACTATGCTTCTTCGTCTTGGTGTCTTGATGAGTTGGCAGAGATCATGAACTGCAGGGAAGTGTTGGGTCAGATTGTCATGACCATTTTCTATGATGTTGATCCAACTGaagtaaagaaacaaattggagattttggaaaagcctttaaaaaaacatgtaaagGTGAAACAAAAGAGCGTACTGAGAGATGGAGAATAGCTTTGGAGGATGTGGCCCAAATCGCTGGATATCATTCTCGCAACTG GGTCAATGATGCGGCCATGATCGAAAAAATAGCCACTGATGTTTCAAACATGTTGATTAGCTCCACACCATCAAGAGATCTCGACGGTTTAGTTGGGATGAGAGCTCATATAGAAGAAATGGAACAATTGTTAAGCCTAGATTTGGCTGAAGTAAGGATGATTGGGATTTGGGGGCCTCCTGGGATTGGTAAGACGACCATTGCTAGAATTATGTTTGACCAAGTCTCCAGCAGATTCCAACTTAGTGCGATCATGATTGATATCAGAGGAAGCAATCCAAGACTTCGTTTGAATGAGTATAGTGCACAATTGCAACTTCAAAACGATATGTTGTCCAAGATGATCAACCAGAAAGAAATCACGATTTCTCATTTAGGAGTGGCAAAAGAACggttaaaagacaagaaagtgTTACTCGTTCTTGATGATGTGGACCACTTAGAACAACTAGATGCCTTGGCGAAAGAAACTCGATGGTTTGGTCCGGGAAGTCGGATTATTATCACAACAGAAGATTTAAGTGTTTTGAAAGCCCATAGGATCAATCATATTTACAAAGTGAAATTCCCATCAAGTGATGAGGCTTTTCAAATCTTTTGTATGCATGCCTTTGGACAAAAGCATCCAGAGGATGGTTTCTATGAGCTTGCTAAGGAAGTTGCATACCTTGCTGGTGaactccctttgggattgaagaTGCTAGGCTCCGCTCTGCGGGGAAAGCCCAAGCAGGAGTGGAGAATGATACTACCAAGGCTAAAGACCAGCCTTAATGGAGAAATAGAGAGCATTATAAACTTCAGCTATGATGCCTTATGTGATGAATATAAAGATTTATTTCTTTACATAGCCTGCTTTTTCTACAGCGTAGATCCTCATAAACTTGAAGAGGTTCTTCCAGAGAAATTCTTGCATGTGACGCAAGCTGGTCTTCATGTCTTAGCTGAAAAATCTCTCATATCTGTTGACCAATTCGGATGTATATCTATGCATACTCTGATTAAGCAATTTGGAATAGAAACTTCACGTAATCAATACGTTCATAATCGGCGTCATAAATGTCAACTTTTGGTTGATAAAAGAGATATTTGTGACGTGCTCAGTAATGATACAgca GATAAAAGACGTTTTATAGGGATTAATTTATCTAAGAGTGAGGAAGAATTGAAAATAAGTGAGAAAGCACTTGAAAGAATGTCTGATCTcgaaatcataaaaatcaatgGTGAGGAGGATGATCTTGCTCAGACTGATGAGAGACTGAACTCACTTTTACATCATTCACAAAAGATTAGATTATTAAATTGGAGTTATTACCAGAACTTATGTTTGCCTACTACTTTTAATCCGGAGTTTCTCGTCGAACTAGATATGAGTTCCAGCAAGCTTCAGAAGCTATGGGAAGGAACTAAG CAACTTAAAAATCTCAGGTGgatgaatttgttttattctAAAGATCTGAAAGAGCTTCCCGATCTTTCAACTGCCACTAATCTCGAAGAATTATGTCTCGAAGGATGCTCAAGTTTAGTGGAGATCCCTTCCTCTATTGAAAAACTCACCCGTctacaaattttaaatcttaGAGGTTGTTCAAGTTTGGTGGAGCTCCCCTCCTCTATTGGGAATGCCACTAATCTCCAAAAGTTGGATCTTGGTCATTGTACAAGTCTGGTGAAAGTCCCTTCTTCTATTGAGAGTTTGACCAATCTCCGGAAATTAGATCTCTCTTATTGCTCAAATCTTGTGGGGCTTCCCTCTATTGGAAATGCAACTAAACTTGAGGTTTTGGATCTCTATGATTGCTCAAGTCTGGTGAAGCTCCCGTCTTCTATCAATGCCACTAATCTCAAGCAGCTGAATCTATCAAATTGCTCTTGTGTCGTGGAGCTCCCCGCTATCGAGAATGCCCCTAATCTCCAGCTACTGTTGCTCAAAAATTGCACAAGTCTACTAGAGCTCCCTCCTTCTATTGTAACTGCCACAAAACTTTGGAGATTGGATATCAGAGAATGCTCAAGTCTCTTGAAACTCCCAACCTCTATGGGAGATTTCACTAATCTCGAATATTTTGAGCTAGATAACTGCTCAAATCTGGTGGAGCTTCCTTCATCTATAGGGAACCTTGAGCGATTGTCTACGTTGTCAATGTGTGGATGCTCAAAGCTAGAAGCTCTTCCGACCAACATCAACTTGAAATCTCTCCGTTCACTTAATCTCACAGATTGCTCGCAGTTGAAAAGTTTTCCTGAGATCTCCACAAACATTGAGTATCTCAGGCTGACAGGAACTGCAATAAAAGAAATTCCTATGTCAATCATGTCGTGGTCTCGTCTTTCTGGCTTTCATGTTTCATACTTTGAAAGCCTCAAGGATTTCCCACATGCTCATGACATCATCACGGAGCTGCAGTTAAACAAAGATATACAACAAGTTGCTCCATGGGTCAAGAGAATGTCGCGTTTATGTGTACTTAGACTCCACGACTGCAAGAATCTGGTATCACTCCCCCAACTCTCAGATTCCCTATCTTACATAGACGCAGACAATTGTCAGTCCCTTGAGAGATTGGATTGTTCCTTTAACAATCCAGAGATCCGTCTGAAATTCAGCAATTGCTTCAAACTGAATCAAGAAGCGGTAGATCTCATCATGCACACATCAACCCGTAAACATGCAATATTACCCGGTACACAAGTTCCTGCCTGCTTCAATCACCGAGCTACTGCTGGAGGTTCATTGACAATCAAGTTGAATGAGTCGCTTCTTCATACATCCTTGAGATTTAAGGCTTGTGTCATGATGGTTAAGGTTACAGACCTATCTTGTGAGTCGTCGACGTTGGTCTGGATTAACATCGTGGACAGAAAAACTGATCACAAGGTTCAGTGTAAACCAAGCTACCATGGCgtagatatatttttatcagAGCATATCTACACATTTGAAGTTGAAGTAGAGGAGGTGAATTCCACCGAGCTTTTCTTTCGGTTCGACACAAGCAATATCGACTGGAATATCACAGAATGCGGGCTACTCCAAATCTTGGAGGTCCCTTCATGTTGA